The sequence below is a genomic window from Tepidisphaeraceae bacterium.
TTCAGCCTTCTCAGCTTCCTTCTCGGCCTTGCGCTTTTCCTTGTCGGCCTTGGCGGCGGCCTTTTCCTCGTCGTTCAGCACGCCATCTCCGTCTTTGTCGTACTTCTCAATGTACTTCTTCTTCTGTTCCTCGGTCTTCTCGCCCTTTTCGCCAGCAAAGCTGGGGGCAGCGGAAACCGCGAATGCGGACAGCACCAAACCGGTGAGCAATGCGTACTTGGCCATAAGACCGCTCCTTCACAAGTGAAACGAAACCTCGTCCGGTCGACCGCGTCGACACAATACTGAAACGCCGCCCAACCCAACTTGTTTCGGAAGAAAATGACTTAAAGTGACTTCGCCGAGCGCGGCGTGCTGCTGCCCAACAGGACCGCTGATGAACCCGTCCGCCAGATGGGCGGCGGCGATCGGTCCCCCGTCGTCCGATCCGAACACCTTCCGACTATGTTCTGGAACCGCAGCGCCAGCCGCTGCACCTGCACTTGCTGGACGATTCCAAGGTCCACGCGCTGCTGCTATTCATTGACCGCCCCCGGCTACTTCGGGCTCAACCGTACCACGCGGTCTGGCCCGTTCAGCACGACGTAGATGGCGCCGTCCGGTCCCACCACCACGTCGCGCACGCGGCCCATGTCCTTCACGATCACCTCTTCGGTCACCACCTTGTCCCCCTCCAGCACCAGGCGTTTCACCTCTTGAAACTTCAGGGCGCCGGCCAGCAGGTTGTTGTTCCACTTGGGCAGCAAGTCGCCGGTGACGAAGTCGAGGCCGCACATGGCGGGGCTGGGGGTCCAGTTGACGACGGGCTGTTCCATGCCTTGCTTCTCGGTGATGTCGGTGATCGGCGTGCCGCTGTAGTTCTTGCCGTAGGTGATGACGGGCCAGCCGTAGTTGTTGCCGGATTCGATCAGGTTCAGTTCATCGCCACCCAAGGGGCCGTGTTCGGTCGCCCAGAGCTTGTCGGTCATCGGGTCGATCGCCATGCCCTGCGGGTTGCGGTTGCCGTAGCTGAAGATCGATTCGTAGGCATCCGATTTCCCGACGAACGGATTGTCGGATGGGATCGAGCCGTCGCGGTTGATGCGGTGCACCTTGCCGTTGGGCAGGGTGATGTCCTGCGCCATCTTCTGCGCCCCGCGGTCGCCCATGGCGAAGTACAGATGGCCGGCCTTGTCGAAGACGATGCGGCAGCCGAAGTGCACGCCGCCGCTGCGGTAGTGCTCGGGCTTGGCTTCCCACAGCACCTGCTGCTCGGTCCAGGCGTTGTCGGCGATCTTGCCGCGCACGATGCGCGTCATGGCGGGGCCCTTGGTCTCCTCGCCCGGCGAGTGGCTGTAGCTAAGGTAGATCCACCCGTTGTCGGCGTAGTCGGGGTCGATCGCCACGTCCATCATCCCGCCCTGTCCGCCGGGGTTGACGGTAGGCGTGCCGCGCACCGGCTCGGGCTGCAGCTTCCCGTCGATCACCATTCGCACCGGCCCGGATTTCTCCGTCACCAGCGCCTGCTTGCCATCGATAAACGCGATCGACCACGGAGACTTCACGTTGTCGACGAACACGTCCGCCGCCAGCGTGTAGTCGCTGGTCTTCAGGTCGGGCAACCGTTCCTTCCCACTCTCCTGCGCAGGGGCAACCGCCGCCATTCCGAGAGCCAACACCAGCGAGACGCAAAGCGATAATCGGGGCATGCACGTTCCTCACGAGAAAAAAGCCTTCGAACCGTCCGGAATACCAAACCACCGCTTGGGCGTTGATCGAATGATAGGCGGATGGAGCGTTAAGGGAACCTGACGTTAGGATTCGTCCCGTCGCCACTGCTGGCCATAGGTCATAGGGGTGTCCGGATGAATTCCCCCGGTGAACGTGCGTATCGAGGACCCGTAGTCCTTGCTCAGGCGACTTGCCAGTTTAGCGAATGGGCGTTTAGCAACTCAACACTGCTGCAGCAGTTTAGCGGCGGTCGCAGGGCCGGAACCTAACGCGGGTTCGCGATCAGAATGATCCTCGTTCGGTCCAAAACTTCTAAGGGAGCGCGGTTCCACAAATCCGAACCAGTCTCGTCTTTTGACGTACTACTACATGTTGTAACATTGGTTGTTAAGACGAGCATTTGGTAGAATCGGATCAACGAAAGAGAGGTTCATCATGCAGCTGGCTGGAATCCATCATCTCACCGCCGTCACGCGCAACGCGGTGGGCAACAAGGCGTTCTACACGGAAACGCTGGGCCTGCGGCTTGTGAAGAAGACGGTAAACCAAGACGATACCTCGGCTTACCACCTGTTTTACGCCGACGGTGACGGGTCGCCCGGCACCGACATTACCTTCTTCGATTGGCCGGCGGCAACCGATCATCGGGGTACGCACAGCATCGTGCGCACCGGGATGCGGGTCGCCAGTGTGGCCAGCCTGCAGTATTGGCTGGAGCGCTTCACGGAGCTGAACGTGAAGCATGGCCAGATCGTCCAGCGGGTCGGTCGGCCGACGCTGGATTTTGAAGATCCGGAAGGCCAGCGGCTCAGCCTGACCGTTGACGAGAAGTCGGCCGTGTCGCACCCGTGGGTCAAGAGCCCGGTGCCCGCGGAACACCAGATCGTTGGGCTGGGTCCGATCACGATCAGCGTGCCGGACCTGACGCGGACCGACGCGGTGCTGACGAAGGTCATGAACATGCGTCACACCCGCGAGTACCCGTTCAGCGCCAGCGATGGCAGTGGCGGGGCGGTCACCGTTCACGTCTACGAGATGGGCGACGGTGGCCCGGCGGCCGAGCTGCACGTGGCGGTCGAGCCCGAGCTGCCGGTGGCGCGCCTTGGCGCCGGTGGCGTGCATCACGTTGCGTTCCGCGTGCCGACGTTCGACGAGTACGACGCGTGGAACGATCGCCTGCGTGAGCTGGGCGTGCGGTCGAGCGGGCCGGTGGATCGGTTCTACTTCCGCAGCCTCTACTTCCGCGAGCCGAACGGCATTCTGTTCGAACTCGCGACCGACGGGCCGGGGTTCGATGCGGATGAGCTCAAAGATACGATGGGCGAGAAGTTGGCGCTGCCCCCGTTCCTCGAACCGCGTCGGGCACAGATCGAGGCTGGTCTGAAGCCTCTGTAGTTACATAGCCCGGGCTTGCCCGGGGGAACTGACCCCGTTGCCGGATGGCAAGGCAACGGGGTTGGCTCCCTTGGGCAAATCCGGGCTATTTATGAGGTAAAAATCCATGAAAACCCTTGCAAATGATCCACACGCAAATGCCCCAATCTTCACCCGCGGGCCGGCGCCGGAAATGGCGAAGGCCGTGCTCGTGATGGTCCATGGACGCGGCGCATCGGCTGACAGCATCCTCTCGTTGTACGATGTTCTGGACCTGCCCCAGATCGCCGCGGTCGCGCCGGAGGCGAATGGGAACACGTGGTACCCGCAGTCGTTCCTCGCGCCACTGCCAGCCAACCAGCCGTTCCTCGACTCGGCCTTGAACCGCATTGCGACCGTGGTGGACGACCTGATTGCGCGCGGCGTGCCGAGCGAGCGCATCGCGCTCCTGGGCTTCTCGCAAGGCGCCTGCCTCACCACCGAGTTCGTCGCCCGCCATCCACGCCGGTACGGCGCCGTCATGGGTCTGACCGGTGGCCTCATCGGCCCGCAAGGTACCCCGCGCGACTACCCGGGATCGCTCGCGGGCACGCCGGTGTTCCTTGGGTGCGGCGATCCGGACATGCACATCCCGTTCGAACGGGTGCTGGAGACGGAGGCCGTCTTCCGACGCATGGGCGCCAACGTTGAGACGCGCCGTTATCCCGGACGGCCGCACACGGTCAGTCAGGATGAACTGGAGGCATGCCGGGAGTTACTGACGCGTTTGGTCAGTTGAAGTCTCAGGTCTTTCAATTGAACCACGAAATCACGAAGGCACGAGAAGATTCTCCGTTGTCGGAAATCTCTTCGTGCCTTCGTGGTTCCATATTCTTCCCCATCCTCGTAGTTCACCCGGGCAAGCCCGGGGCTATATGTCAGATCGAAAATCGACGCGTGACTATTGCAACTCGCCCGGCAATATCGACGCTACGGGACCCTCCGGAGGTCCGGATGGCTTTGGTCTCGTAGGAAACAATATGAACGACTGGGAAAACCCCACCATTGTCGGCCGCAACCGACTCGCGCCGCGCTCGTACTTCTTCCCCTACGCCGACGAGGCATCCGCCCTCACCGGCGACCGCGGCGCGACTGCGAGTTTCCTGCTGCTCAACGGCGTGTGGAAGTTCGACTACGCGCCCACGCCCGTCGAGGCGCCGCAGGGGTTTGAATCAGAGTCCTACGACGATTCCGCCTGGTACGACCTGCCGGTGCCAAGCTGCTGGCAGCTGCACGGCTACGGCCGGCCGCACTACACGAACGTGCAGTACCCGATTCCGGTCGACCCGCCGCGCGTGCCGACGGAAAACCCCACCGGCTCGTACCGCCGTTCGTTCACGCTGGGGGACGATGCGCGCGACCGCCGGCACGTGCTGCGGTTTGAAGGTGTCGATTCGGCGTTCTACGTCTACGTGAACGGCAAGTCGGTCGGCTTCAGCAAGGGCAGCCGGCTGCCGAGCGAGTTCGACGTCACGCCGTTCGTGAAGGCGGGCGCCAACACGCTGGCGGTGCGCGTCATGCAATGGTCCGACGCCACCTACATGGAAGACCAGGACATGTGGTGGCTCAGCGGCATCTTCCGCGACGTCTACCTGCTGTCGCACCCGAAGACGCACATCGCCGACGTGCACGTCCGCACCGATCTGGATGCCAGGTATTACGACGCCACGCTGAACGTCACCGTCGCCACTGCCAACCCCGCCAGCGGCAACACCGTCGAGCTGAAGCTGCTCGATGCACAGCAACAGCCGGTGTTGGAAAAGCCCGTCTCGCAGCCGGTGAAGAATGAATCGACGCAGCTCAGCGTGCCGGTGGCCAACCCGCTGAAGTGGACGGCCGAGACGCCGCACCTCTACACGCTGCTGATCACGCTGCGCGACGCCAAGGGCAACGTGCTGGAGGTCGTGCCGCAGCAGGTGGGCTTCCGCTCCGTCGAAATCAAGGACGCGCAGATCCTGATCAACGGCAAGCACGTCATCTTCCGCGGCGTGAACCGCCACGAGCATCACCCCGACCTTGGCCGCTCGATCCCGTTCGACGTAATGGTTCAGGACGTGCTGACGATGAAGCGGCACAACATCAACTCCGTGCGCACCAGCCACTACCCGGACGACCCGCGCTGGTACGACCTGTGCGACCAGTACGGCCTCTACCT
It includes:
- a CDS encoding PQQ-dependent sugar dehydrogenase, producing the protein MPRLSLCVSLVLALGMAAVAPAQESGKERLPDLKTSDYTLAADVFVDNVKSPWSIAFIDGKQALVTEKSGPVRMVIDGKLQPEPVRGTPTVNPGGQGGMMDVAIDPDYADNGWIYLSYSHSPGEETKGPAMTRIVRGKIADNAWTEQQVLWEAKPEHYRSGGVHFGCRIVFDKAGHLYFAMGDRGAQKMAQDITLPNGKVHRINRDGSIPSDNPFVGKSDAYESIFSYGNRNPQGMAIDPMTDKLWATEHGPLGGDELNLIESGNNYGWPVITYGKNYSGTPITDITEKQGMEQPVVNWTPSPAMCGLDFVTGDLLPKWNNNLLAGALKFQEVKRLVLEGDKVVTEEVIVKDMGRVRDVVVGPDGAIYVVLNGPDRVVRLSPK
- a CDS encoding ring-cleaving dioxygenase — translated: MQLAGIHHLTAVTRNAVGNKAFYTETLGLRLVKKTVNQDDTSAYHLFYADGDGSPGTDITFFDWPAATDHRGTHSIVRTGMRVASVASLQYWLERFTELNVKHGQIVQRVGRPTLDFEDPEGQRLSLTVDEKSAVSHPWVKSPVPAEHQIVGLGPITISVPDLTRTDAVLTKVMNMRHTREYPFSASDGSGGAVTVHVYEMGDGGPAAELHVAVEPELPVARLGAGGVHHVAFRVPTFDEYDAWNDRLRELGVRSSGPVDRFYFRSLYFREPNGILFELATDGPGFDADELKDTMGEKLALPPFLEPRRAQIEAGLKPL
- a CDS encoding dienelactone hydrolase family protein; protein product: MKTLANDPHANAPIFTRGPAPEMAKAVLVMVHGRGASADSILSLYDVLDLPQIAAVAPEANGNTWYPQSFLAPLPANQPFLDSALNRIATVVDDLIARGVPSERIALLGFSQGACLTTEFVARHPRRYGAVMGLTGGLIGPQGTPRDYPGSLAGTPVFLGCGDPDMHIPFERVLETEAVFRRMGANVETRRYPGRPHTVSQDELEACRELLTRLVS